Proteins encoded within one genomic window of Procambarus clarkii isolate CNS0578487 chromosome 31, FALCON_Pclarkii_2.0, whole genome shotgun sequence:
- the LOC123758871 gene encoding ATP-dependent RNA helicase DDX1-like produces MSFNFGATEFKHPPKAGYVAVSQASKDCTVSSGVKGGGDKPQKLQNNAPHAVIIEPSRELAEQTLKQVQMFRKHLDNPVVRDLLVVGGIPVKEQIAALNAGVDIVCGTPGRLEDLINTGQLSLQSCKFFVLDEADGLLKQGHERLINNIYNSIPKITSEGKRLQMVVCSATLHSFEVKRMAERLMHFPTWVDLKGEDAVPETLHHVVVTIDPRTDSSWSNLRRYLQTDGVHVKDGVRPGNNTPETLSEAVKLLKGEYCIKAIDTHKMDQALIFCRTKLDCDNLERYFNQIDSKVVWTPNLVRQVKRAFRIDRRDEDGRNCVRRGKRPPLLLTLCSTIDLCTPNTRFKGGLDTQFGQTGEERI; encoded by the exons ATGTCTTTCAATTTTGGTGCAACAGAGTTCAAGCACCCACCTAAAGCGGGATACGTAGCAGTGTCTCAGGCCAGCAAGGACTGTACTGTGAGCTCAGGTGTGAAGGGAGGTGGAGACAAGCCACAAAAGCTTCAGAACAATGCTCCACATGCTGTCATTATTGAG CCTTCAAGAGAACTCGCAGAACAGACCCTAAAACAGGTTCAAATGTTTCGTAAGCATCTAGATAATCCAGTGGTTCGTGACcttcttgttgttggtggtatacCCGTGAAGGAGCAAATAGCAGCACTCAATGCAGGTGTGGATATTGTTTGTGGTACTCCAGGACGCTTGGAAGATCTTATTAATACAGGACAACTCTCTCTCCAGTCTTGCAAATTCTTTGTGTTGGATGAGGCTGATGGACTTCTTAAACAG GGGCATGAGCGTCTCATCAATAACATCTACAACTCCATACCCAAAATCACATCTGAAGGCAAGAGACTCCAGATGGTGGTCTGTTCTGCCACCCTACATTCCTTTGAAGTGAAGCGCATGGCA GAACGTTTGATGCACTTCCCGACCTGGGTAGATCTTAAAGGGGAAGATGCTGTGCCCGAGACTCTCCACCATGTTGTCGTAACCATTGATCCCAGAACGGATAGTAGCTGGAGCAATCTTCGTCGCTATCTGCAAACTGATGGCGTGCATGTTAAGGATGGCGTACGACCTGGGAACAATACACCTG AGACATTAAGTGAGGCGGTGAAGCTGCTGAAAGGAGAGTACTGCATTAAGGCTATTGACACACACAAAATGGATCAAGCACTAATATTCTGCCGCACTAAGTTGGATTGTGACAATTTAGAGCGCTATTTTAATCAAATTG attcaaaggtggtctggacacccaatttggtcagacaggtgaagagagcatttaggatagatcgaagagatgaagatggtcgcaattgtgttcgaagaggcaaacgcccccctttgctcctgacattatgttcaaccattgacctctgcacacctaacacaag attcaaaggtggtctggacacccaatttggtcagacaggtgaagagagaatttag